One genomic segment of Penaeus monodon isolate SGIC_2016 chromosome 31, NSTDA_Pmon_1, whole genome shotgun sequence includes these proteins:
- the LOC119593169 gene encoding calumenin-A-like isoform X1 has product MISCIRNESEMIMERSVVLCLLLAAVIAAKPADEEKKSRVHTDKLSDEEHYMNDEHNSDYDHEAFLGEDEARTFDQLTPEESKERLGKIVDKIDLNHDNFVTEEELKLWIDYTQKRYITDDVKRQWNANNPENTETLHWADYKTMVYGFMDNMDPGELDDEEEGMSYAEMLKRDQRRWEVADEDNDNALSLDEFTNFLHPEESERMRAIVVQETMEDIDKDKDGKISLEEYIGDMYHGDDDEFEPSWVSNERDQFREFRDKNNDGYLDEEEVQGWIIPPDYNHADAEAKHLIYEADNADKMLTKEEILNKYDVFVGSQATDFGEALVRHDEF; this is encoded by the exons ATTTCCTGCATCAGGAACGAGTCGGAAATGATAATGGAGCGCTCTGTTGTCTTGTGCCTCTTGCTCGCCGCCGTCATTGCGGCCAAACCTGCCGATGAAGAAAAGAAGTCCAGAGTACATACA GACAAGCTGAGTGACGAGGAGCACTACATGAACGACGAACACAACTCTGACTACGACCACGAGGCCTTCCTGGGCGAGGACGAGGCCAGGACCTTCGACCAGCTCACTCCGGAGGAGAGCAAGGAGAGGCTCGG CAAAATCGTCGACAAGATTGACCTCAACCATGACAATTTCGTCACCGAAGAGGAACTGAAGCTGTGGATTGACTACACACAGAAACGCTACATTACCGATGACGTGAAAAGACAGTGGAATGCTAATAACCCCGAGAATACGGAGACGCTCCACTGGGCAGATTACAAGACCATGGTGTATGGCTTTATGGATA ATATGGACCCTGGGGAAttggacgatgaagaagaaggcaTGTCTTATGCTGAGATGCTGAAGAGGGACCAGCGGCGGTGGGAAGTTGCAGATGAGGACAATGATAATGCCCTCAGCCTTGATGAGTTCACCAACTTCTTGCACCCAGAGGAGTCTGAGCGCATGAGAGCAATTGTTGTACAGGAAACAATGGAAGATATTGACAAGGACAAAGATGGCAAAATTTCTCTGGAAGAATATATTG GAGACATGTACCATGGAGATGATGACGAGTTTGAGCCATCATGGGTGAGCAACGAGAGAGATCAATTCCGCGAATTCAGAGACAAGAACAATGATGGGTATCTGGATGAGGAAGAG gtccaGGGTTGGATCATCCCACCAGACTACAATCATGCAGATGCAGAAGCCAAGCACCTCATTTATGAAGcagataatgctgataaaatgCTTACCAAAGAAGAAATCTTGAATAAGTATGATGTATTTGTGGGTTCGCAAGCAACAGACTTTGGTGAAGCTCTTGTCAGACATGATGAATTTTAA
- the LOC119593169 gene encoding calumenin-A-like isoform X2: protein MIMERSVVLCLLLAAVIAAKPADEEKKSRVHTDKLSDEEHYMNDEHNSDYDHEAFLGEDEARTFDQLTPEESKERLGKIVDKIDLNHDNFVTEEELKLWIDYTQKRYITDDVKRQWNANNPENTETLHWADYKTMVYGFMDNMDPGELDDEEEGMSYAEMLKRDQRRWEVADEDNDNALSLDEFTNFLHPEESERMRAIVVQETMEDIDKDKDGKISLEEYIGDMYHGDDDEFEPSWVSNERDQFREFRDKNNDGYLDEEEVQGWIIPPDYNHADAEAKHLIYEADNADKMLTKEEILNKYDVFVGSQATDFGEALVRHDEF, encoded by the exons ATGATAATGGAGCGCTCTGTTGTCTTGTGCCTCTTGCTCGCCGCCGTCATTGCGGCCAAACCTGCCGATGAAGAAAAGAAGTCCAGAGTACATACA GACAAGCTGAGTGACGAGGAGCACTACATGAACGACGAACACAACTCTGACTACGACCACGAGGCCTTCCTGGGCGAGGACGAGGCCAGGACCTTCGACCAGCTCACTCCGGAGGAGAGCAAGGAGAGGCTCGG CAAAATCGTCGACAAGATTGACCTCAACCATGACAATTTCGTCACCGAAGAGGAACTGAAGCTGTGGATTGACTACACACAGAAACGCTACATTACCGATGACGTGAAAAGACAGTGGAATGCTAATAACCCCGAGAATACGGAGACGCTCCACTGGGCAGATTACAAGACCATGGTGTATGGCTTTATGGATA ATATGGACCCTGGGGAAttggacgatgaagaagaaggcaTGTCTTATGCTGAGATGCTGAAGAGGGACCAGCGGCGGTGGGAAGTTGCAGATGAGGACAATGATAATGCCCTCAGCCTTGATGAGTTCACCAACTTCTTGCACCCAGAGGAGTCTGAGCGCATGAGAGCAATTGTTGTACAGGAAACAATGGAAGATATTGACAAGGACAAAGATGGCAAAATTTCTCTGGAAGAATATATTG GAGACATGTACCATGGAGATGATGACGAGTTTGAGCCATCATGGGTGAGCAACGAGAGAGATCAATTCCGCGAATTCAGAGACAAGAACAATGATGGGTATCTGGATGAGGAAGAG gtccaGGGTTGGATCATCCCACCAGACTACAATCATGCAGATGCAGAAGCCAAGCACCTCATTTATGAAGcagataatgctgataaaatgCTTACCAAAGAAGAAATCTTGAATAAGTATGATGTATTTGTGGGTTCGCAAGCAACAGACTTTGGTGAAGCTCTTGTCAGACATGATGAATTTTAA